From the genome of Deinococcus sp. JMULE3, one region includes:
- a CDS encoding SCO family protein produces MTSEPAPNSKTMSPESISPETISAPPARPWYVSAILAVAAVTLLLLGAWGAARLRSPYPFFGTAYPQGTAATGFTGTVSDTPTAPPRAFTFTPGQGQVTAVFFGFTHCASICPLTLSYLNKVRDALPADQKARFRILLVSVDPARDTPGRLNEYASYFGKEGVGVHIPEPQLAKVAQAYGVGYQKADVKGADYQINHTTATYLIDAQGHLRVLWDYTQLPQVARVQADLQHVMETR; encoded by the coding sequence ATGACCAGCGAACCCGCCCCCAACTCCAAGACGATGAGCCCCGAGTCGATCAGCCCCGAGACGATCAGCGCGCCCCCCGCGCGGCCCTGGTACGTGTCCGCCATCCTGGCCGTCGCCGCCGTGACCCTGCTGCTGCTGGGCGCCTGGGGCGCCGCGCGGCTGCGCAGCCCCTACCCGTTCTTCGGCACCGCGTACCCGCAGGGCACCGCCGCGACGGGCTTCACCGGCACCGTCAGCGACACCCCCACCGCCCCGCCCCGCGCCTTCACGTTCACGCCCGGGCAGGGTCAGGTCACCGCCGTGTTCTTCGGGTTCACGCACTGCGCCAGCATCTGCCCCCTGACCCTCTCGTACCTGAACAAGGTCCGCGACGCCCTTCCCGCTGATCAGAAGGCGCGCTTCCGCATCCTGCTCGTCAGCGTCGACCCCGCCCGCGACACCCCGGGACGCCTGAACGAGTACGCCTCTTACTTCGGGAAGGAAGGCGTCGGCGTGCACATCCCCGAACCGCAACTGGCGAAGGTCGCCCAGGCGTACGGCGTCGGCTACCAGAAGGCCGACGTGAAGGGCGCCGACTACCAGATCAACCACACCACTGCCACCTACCTCATCGACGCTCAGGGCCACCTGCGCGTCCTGTGGGACTACACCCAGCTCCCCCAGGTCGCCCGCGTCCAGGCGGACCTGCAACACGTCATGGAGACCCGATGA
- a CDS encoding VOC family protein, with product MSARLDHLVVAARSLPEGRDWLEGRLRVPLQPGGEHELFGTHNLLLSLGPDAYLEVIAVNPDAPPPARARWFALDTPGMQERLSHGPALVHWVAQVPQLPTGPDALPLSRGENRWVLTVPADGALPGGGVVPSLIHWLTPPPPTRLPDSGVRLAGLRLGSPEPDGLRAALDALRFQGEVEVVEAPQVELHATLDTPHGPVEL from the coding sequence ATGTCGGCGCGTCTGGATCATCTGGTGGTGGCGGCCCGTTCGCTGCCGGAGGGGCGGGACTGGCTGGAGGGTCGCCTGCGCGTGCCGCTCCAGCCCGGCGGCGAGCACGAGCTGTTCGGCACGCATAACCTGCTGCTGTCGCTGGGGCCGGACGCGTACCTGGAGGTGATCGCCGTGAATCCGGACGCGCCGCCGCCCGCGCGGGCGCGCTGGTTCGCGCTGGACACGCCGGGCATGCAGGAGCGGCTGTCGCACGGTCCGGCGCTGGTGCACTGGGTGGCGCAGGTGCCGCAGCTTCCGACCGGGCCGGACGCGCTGCCGCTGTCGCGCGGGGAGAACCGCTGGGTGCTGACCGTCCCGGCGGATGGCGCGCTGCCGGGTGGTGGGGTGGTGCCGTCCCTGATTCACTGGTTGACGCCGCCGCCGCCCACGCGCCTGCCGGATTCGGGGGTGCGCCTGGCGGGCCTGCGGCTGGGCTCGCCCGAACCGGACGGGCTGCGCGCGGCGCTGGACGCCCTGCGTTTCCAGGGTGAGGTGGAGGTCGTGGAGGCCCCGCAGGTCGAACTGCACGCCACCCTGGACACGCCGCACGGTCCGGTGGAGCTGTAG
- a CDS encoding DNA polymerase/3'-5' exonuclease PolX produces MDVTKKSLAGVLKTTADLLDLLGVGDDPFRAQAFRSAARSLEGVQDEVDALVARGFAGVPKVGKAIALDLVGFVESGVFGPLEDAASLIPAGVLSLFRVRGLGPKKIRALWDAGIDSLEGLREACRDGRVAALKGFGAKSAASFLAAVEFALSAQERQHLSTGAVVAEGLCHVLDGLEARVAGDVRRGLDTVRVARVTVTADPEVVTTRLAGVVEGLERVGKKPLLAGRVDGVPVEVAFAPREGVRGALDLMMGGGTAYREALRAEAAARGFDLSGHGLIRAGAVLDTPTEADVMRALDLPLRPAEYREPEHDGVWEALPHPDQLVTVADLRGMLHTHSTWSDGAASVADMAAAAVRLGHDFLGTGDHSRAAHYANGLSIERLQAQLKEIRELQSAGVPLVAGAEVDILEDGSLDYPDEVLAELDYVVASVHSLFTLPAERQTERLVQAARHPLVTILGHPTGRLLLRRPSYALDLDAVMAACAERNTVVEINANAYRLDLDWRVALTWRDRVKFAINTDAHVPGGLKDARYGVMVARKAGLTPQHVVNTLDRDAFLAFVRAQRAGRS; encoded by the coding sequence ATGGATGTCACGAAAAAGTCCCTGGCGGGGGTGCTGAAGACGACGGCGGATCTGCTGGATCTGCTGGGGGTGGGGGATGATCCGTTCCGGGCGCAGGCGTTCCGGAGTGCGGCGCGCAGCCTGGAGGGCGTGCAGGACGAGGTGGACGCCCTGGTGGCGCGGGGCTTTGCGGGCGTGCCGAAGGTGGGGAAGGCGATTGCGCTGGATCTGGTGGGGTTCGTGGAGTCGGGGGTGTTCGGGCCGCTGGAGGACGCCGCGAGTCTGATTCCGGCGGGGGTGCTGAGTCTGTTCCGGGTGCGGGGGCTGGGGCCGAAGAAGATCCGGGCGCTCTGGGACGCGGGGATCGATTCGCTGGAGGGTCTGCGGGAGGCGTGCCGGGACGGGCGGGTAGCGGCGCTGAAGGGGTTCGGGGCGAAGAGTGCGGCGTCGTTCCTGGCGGCGGTGGAGTTCGCGCTGAGCGCGCAGGAGCGGCAGCACCTGAGCACGGGGGCGGTGGTGGCCGAGGGATTGTGCCACGTGCTGGATGGGCTGGAGGCGCGCGTGGCGGGGGATGTGCGCCGAGGACTGGACACGGTGCGGGTGGCGCGCGTGACCGTCACCGCCGACCCCGAGGTCGTGACGACGCGGCTGGCAGGCGTGGTGGAGGGCCTGGAACGCGTCGGGAAGAAACCGCTGCTGGCCGGGCGCGTGGATGGCGTGCCGGTCGAGGTGGCGTTCGCGCCGCGTGAGGGCGTGCGGGGCGCGCTGGACCTGATGATGGGCGGCGGCACGGCGTACCGCGAGGCCCTCCGTGCCGAGGCGGCGGCGCGGGGCTTCGACCTGAGCGGGCACGGCCTGATCCGGGCGGGCGCGGTGCTGGACACACCCACCGAGGCGGACGTGATGCGCGCCCTGGACCTGCCCCTGCGCCCCGCCGAGTACCGCGAGCCGGAGCATGATGGCGTGTGGGAGGCCCTCCCCCACCCGGATCAGCTCGTGACGGTCGCGGACCTGCGTGGGATGCTGCACACGCACTCGACGTGGTCGGACGGCGCGGCGTCCGTGGCGGACATGGCGGCCGCGGCCGTGCGGCTGGGGCACGATTTCCTGGGCACCGGGGATCACTCGCGCGCCGCGCACTACGCGAACGGCCTGAGCATCGAACGCCTCCAGGCGCAACTGAAGGAAATCCGCGAGTTGCAATCGGCGGGCGTGCCGCTCGTGGCGGGCGCCGAGGTGGACATCCTTGAGGACGGCAGCCTCGACTACCCGGACGAGGTGCTCGCGGAACTGGATTACGTGGTCGCCAGCGTCCACAGCCTCTTCACGCTGCCCGCCGAGCGGCAGACCGAGCGGCTCGTGCAGGCCGCCCGGCATCCCCTCGTGACGATCCTGGGGCACCCCACGGGCCGCCTGCTGCTGCGCCGCCCCAGCTACGCGCTGGACCTGGACGCCGTGATGGCCGCCTGCGCCGAGCGCAACACGGTCGTCGAGATCAACGCGAACGCGTACCGCCTGGACCTCGACTGGCGCGTGGCACTGACGTGGCGGGACCGCGTGAAATTCGCCATCAACACCGACGCGCACGTGCCGGGCGGACTGAAAGACGCCCGCTACGGCGTGATGGTCGCCCGCAAGGCGGGCCTGACCCCGCAGCACGTGGTGAACACCCTGGACCGCGACGCGTTCCTGGCGTTCGTGCGGGCGCAACGGGCGGGGCGGTCATAA
- a CDS encoding NAD(P)/FAD-dependent oxidoreductase has translation MYDVVVVGAGLAGLTAARVLSRAGERVRVLEAAPEVGGRVRSRSVGGFVLDAGYQVLFPAYPAVRRHVNLGALDLVAIPPGAVVVRGERREVLGSPFGDLAALPGTLAARSLGVADKARVAALALRLRAPAPFELLRGPDESTETYLRRQGFSEGALDAFFRPFFGGIFLDRRLGTSARLFRYYFRMLMDGGAALPRGGMGALTAQLAEGLEVSVNVPVQRLSTHAGHVTVHSAAGDLEARQVIVATDPGTAARLTGADAARGSVSSTYLHYASAGQIDREARLLLNAEEGFINNAHWLSNAVPGRAPAGGHLLTVTVLGEPDMDDDALDARVRGELGRWYPPAQVQALRTLLVERIRHAQYPQPPEYAAVLPGHATPLPGVIIASEATAMSGIQGAMESGEKAAAIVLNDPVGMSRPRGG, from the coding sequence ATGTATGACGTGGTGGTAGTGGGTGCGGGGTTGGCGGGCCTGACGGCGGCCCGGGTGCTGTCGCGGGCGGGGGAGCGGGTGCGGGTGCTGGAGGCCGCGCCGGAGGTGGGGGGGCGTGTGCGGTCGCGGTCTGTGGGTGGGTTCGTGCTGGACGCGGGGTATCAGGTGTTGTTCCCGGCTTATCCGGCGGTGCGGCGGCACGTGAACCTGGGGGCGCTGGATCTGGTGGCGATCCCGCCGGGTGCGGTGGTGGTGCGGGGGGAGCGGCGGGAGGTGCTGGGGAGTCCGTTCGGGGATCTGGCGGCGTTGCCGGGGACGCTGGCGGCGCGGTCGCTGGGCGTGGCGGATAAGGCGCGGGTGGCGGCGCTGGCGCTGCGGTTGCGTGCGCCTGCGCCGTTCGAGTTGCTGCGCGGGCCGGACGAGTCCACGGAAACCTACCTGCGGCGGCAGGGGTTCAGTGAGGGCGCGCTGGATGCGTTCTTCCGGCCGTTCTTCGGGGGGATCTTCCTGGACCGCCGCCTGGGGACGAGTGCGCGGCTGTTCCGGTATTACTTCCGGATGCTGATGGACGGCGGCGCGGCGCTGCCCCGTGGGGGCATGGGGGCGTTGACGGCGCAGCTGGCGGAGGGGCTGGAGGTGAGCGTGAACGTCCCGGTGCAGCGCCTGAGCACCCACGCGGGGCACGTGACGGTGCACTCGGCGGCGGGGGACCTGGAGGCGCGGCAGGTGATCGTGGCGACCGATCCGGGCACCGCCGCCCGCCTGACCGGCGCGGACGCAGCGCGCGGCAGCGTGAGCAGCACGTACCTGCACTACGCCAGTGCCGGGCAGATCGACCGGGAGGCGCGCCTGCTGCTGAACGCCGAGGAGGGCTTCATCAACAATGCCCACTGGCTCAGCAACGCCGTGCCGGGCCGCGCCCCGGCGGGCGGGCACCTGCTGACCGTGACGGTCCTGGGCGAACCGGACATGGACGACGACGCGCTGGACGCCCGCGTGCGCGGCGAACTGGGCCGCTGGTACCCCCCGGCGCAGGTGCAGGCGTTGCGGACGCTGCTCGTGGAACGTATCCGGCACGCGCAGTACCCGCAGCCGCCCGAGTACGCCGCCGTGCTGCCCGGTCACGCGACGCCCCTGCCGGGCGTGATCATTGCCAGCGAGGCGACCGCCATGAGCGGCATCCAGGGCGCGATGGAGAGCGGCGAGAAGGCGGCGGCGATCGTCCTGAACGACCCGGTCGGCATGAGCCGCCCACGCGGAGGGTAG
- a CDS encoding histidinol-phosphatase HisJ family protein, with amino-acid sequence MTAPLFDSHMHTPLCGHATGTPREYAQAALDAGVAGICFTDHMPMPAWYDAPWRMRRDQLAQYVQDVQEVQVEFAGRLEVRLGLEADYHPGTEKYVEEVLGAHPWDYVIGSVHYIGAWGFDNPEFVAEYDSRDLAGLYRDYYALAEGAAKSGLFDSVGHLDLPKKFGHRDPDGYAALHALDVIAERGLSLDFNTAGWRKPIAEAYPAPDLTRAAAERGIPFVLGSDAHKPEEVGHRFTDAIKQIHDVGGRIVTYQGRVRHG; translated from the coding sequence ATGACTGCTCCGCTGTTCGATTCGCACATGCACACGCCCCTCTGCGGGCACGCCACCGGCACCCCGCGCGAGTACGCGCAGGCGGCGCTGGACGCCGGGGTGGCGGGCATCTGTTTCACGGATCACATGCCGATGCCCGCGTGGTACGACGCGCCGTGGCGGATGCGCCGCGATCAGTTGGCGCAGTACGTGCAGGACGTGCAGGAGGTGCAGGTCGAGTTCGCGGGGCGGCTGGAGGTCCGGCTGGGCCTGGAGGCCGACTACCACCCCGGCACCGAGAAGTACGTGGAGGAGGTGCTGGGCGCGCACCCGTGGGATTACGTGATCGGCAGCGTGCATTACATCGGCGCGTGGGGCTTCGACAACCCGGAGTTCGTCGCGGAGTACGACAGCCGCGACCTCGCGGGCCTGTACCGCGACTACTACGCGCTGGCCGAGGGTGCCGCGAAATCCGGGCTGTTCGACAGTGTCGGGCACCTGGACCTGCCCAAGAAGTTCGGGCACCGCGACCCCGACGGGTACGCCGCGCTGCACGCGCTGGACGTCATCGCCGAACGCGGCCTGAGTTTGGACTTCAACACCGCCGGGTGGCGCAAACCCATCGCGGAAGCGTACCCCGCCCCGGACCTGACCCGCGCCGCCGCCGAACGCGGCATCCCCTTCGTCCTCGGCAGCGACGCGCACAAACCGGAGGAAGTCGGGCACCGCTTCACGGACGCCATCAAGCAGATTCACGACGTCGGCGGACGGATCGTCACGTACCAGGGACGCGTCCGGCACGGATAA
- a CDS encoding cytochrome c oxidase assembly protein, translating to MSATPSTLNPTLADLLSPSPDPLFLIPTLLLAAAYAWGYLRAHREGRGQDWPAWKAALFTLGVLLLLITTQSRAATLTQSSMALYMTRLMVLAEVVPPLLVLGLPRLRPDPRRGLGRVLNLLLDPWVALALWTAVIIYWNVPAGFNASIVSNTAAPLLPGLYLLSSLLVWSVILRPLPTVQPADIGSRGWFGLLAALPMMGVASVWLYSPRVLYTPYVNALCLWNYTPLQNQQLSGWIMMLAGLPALALAFIQLFAWLIKLSETQGMPPARVVPDSDTES from the coding sequence ATGAGCGCCACGCCCAGCACCCTCAACCCCACGCTGGCCGACCTCCTGAGCCCCAGCCCCGACCCCCTCTTCCTGATCCCCACCCTGCTCCTCGCCGCCGCGTACGCCTGGGGTTACCTCCGCGCGCACCGTGAAGGACGCGGGCAGGACTGGCCCGCCTGGAAGGCTGCCCTGTTCACCCTCGGCGTCCTCCTGCTGCTCATCACCACCCAGAGCCGCGCCGCGACCCTCACCCAGAGCAGCATGGCCCTCTACATGACCCGCCTCATGGTCCTCGCCGAGGTCGTCCCACCCCTCCTCGTGCTCGGCCTGCCCCGCCTGCGCCCCGACCCCCGGCGCGGCCTCGGGAGGGTCCTCAACCTCCTCCTCGACCCCTGGGTGGCCCTGGCCCTCTGGACGGCCGTCATCATCTACTGGAACGTCCCCGCCGGCTTCAACGCCAGCATCGTCAGCAACACCGCCGCCCCCCTCCTGCCGGGCCTGTACCTCCTGAGCAGCCTGCTCGTCTGGAGCGTCATCCTCCGCCCCCTCCCCACCGTCCAACCCGCCGATATCGGCTCACGCGGCTGGTTCGGCCTCCTCGCCGCCCTCCCCATGATGGGCGTCGCCAGCGTCTGGCTGTACAGCCCCCGTGTCCTCTACACCCCCTACGTGAACGCCCTGTGCCTCTGGAACTACACGCCCCTCCAGAACCAGCAGCTCAGCGGCTGGATCATGATGCTCGCCGGACTTCCCGCCCTGGCCCTCGCGTTCATCCAGCTGTTCGCGTGGCTGATCAAACTGTCCGAAACGCAGGGCATGCCGCCCGCGCGGGTCGTGCCTGACTCCGACACGGAGAGCTGA
- a CDS encoding branched-chain amino acid aminotransferase, which yields MSTQTARPPVDLDWNTLGFSYVRTDERYLSHWRDGAWDAGTLTLDNVLHISEGSTALHYGQQCFEGLKAYRAADGSINLFRPDQNAARMQASCRRLLMPEVSTEQFIDACRQVVQANERWMPPYGSGGALYLRPYVIGVGDNIGVRSAPEFIFGVFCIPVGAYFKGGLTPHNFMTSEYDRAAPHGTGAAKVGGNYAASLMPGAQAKDRKFADAIYLDPATHTKIEEVGAANFFAITKDGQTFITPRSPSILPSITKYSLLHLAEHRLGLNVVEGDVFIDRLDEYAEAGACGTAAVITPIGGIQHGDTFHVFHSETEVGPVTRRLYDELVGIQYGDREAPEGWIVKV from the coding sequence ATGAGCACCCAGACTGCCCGCCCGCCCGTGGATCTCGACTGGAACACGCTGGGATTCAGTTACGTCCGCACCGACGAGCGTTACCTGTCGCACTGGCGTGACGGCGCGTGGGACGCCGGGACGCTGACGCTGGACAACGTGCTGCACATCAGCGAGGGCAGCACGGCGCTGCACTACGGTCAGCAGTGCTTCGAGGGGCTGAAGGCGTACCGCGCGGCGGACGGCAGCATCAACCTCTTCCGCCCGGATCAGAACGCGGCGCGCATGCAGGCCAGCTGCCGCCGCCTCCTGATGCCGGAGGTCAGCACCGAGCAGTTCATCGACGCGTGCCGTCAGGTCGTGCAGGCGAACGAGCGCTGGATGCCCCCCTACGGCAGCGGCGGCGCGCTGTACCTGCGCCCCTACGTGATCGGCGTCGGGGACAACATCGGCGTGCGCAGCGCCCCGGAATTCATCTTCGGCGTGTTCTGCATTCCCGTGGGCGCGTACTTCAAGGGTGGGCTGACGCCGCACAATTTCATGACCAGCGAGTACGACCGCGCCGCGCCGCACGGCACGGGTGCGGCGAAGGTCGGTGGGAACTACGCCGCGAGCCTGATGCCCGGCGCGCAGGCCAAGGACCGCAAGTTCGCGGACGCGATCTACCTCGACCCGGCGACCCACACGAAGATCGAGGAGGTTGGCGCGGCGAACTTCTTCGCCATCACCAAAGACGGGCAGACGTTCATCACGCCCAGATCGCCCAGCATCCTGCCCAGCATCACGAAGTACAGCCTGCTGCATCTGGCCGAGCACCGCCTGGGCCTGAACGTCGTCGAGGGGGACGTGTTCATCGACCGCCTGGACGAGTACGCCGAGGCGGGCGCGTGCGGCACGGCCGCCGTCATCACGCCCATCGGCGGCATCCAGCACGGCGACACCTTCCACGTGTTCCACAGCGAGACCGAGGTCGGCCCGGTCACCCGCCGCCTGTACGACGAACTGGTCGGCATCCAATACGGCGACCGCGAGGCGCCCGAGGGCTGGATCGTCAAGGTCTGA
- a CDS encoding 1,4-alpha-glucan branching enzyme — protein sequence MSEALPLDHGHLQKLVTADLVRPDHLLGAHVVTQDGVEGVRFGVWAPNAHHVSVVGDFNGYNGFDNAMQRLDFGFWGVFVPAARNGQRYKFRVTGPDGRTEDKMDPYGSFFEVRPATASIVWDQPFTWSDDGWMAHRNAGFEQPVSIYEVHLPSWARRDDGWFLNYRDLAHRLGEYVQFMGYTHVELLGVMEHPFDGSWGYQVTGYYAPTSRMGSPEDFKYLVNHLHGLGIGVILDWVPGHFPTDSAGLAKFDGTPLFEYADPRKGFHQDWNTYIFDYGRNEVVMFLIGSALKWLQDFHVDGLRVDAVASMLYLDFSRTEWIPNVHGGRENLEAIAFLKRLNEVVHHMAPGCMIVAEESTSFPGVTTPSPFGLGFDYKWAMGWMNDNLGYFEQDPLWRKHHHHALTFFNVYRTSENYVLAISHDEVVHLKKSMVMKMPGDWYAQRAGYRAFLTLMWATPGKKLLFMGQEFAQPTEWNHDVSLPWHLADHPDHRGVLNLVRRLNGLYRTRPDWHVADTKEEGMLWLSADDVENSVYAFIRRDPVGGAWSVVVANLTPVYRDLYPIGVPQGGAYRLLLSTDDGEYGGFGTQQPDLNAKDEGWHGQTHHLRLNLPPNSVLVLSPTTETIVSEDR from the coding sequence ATGAGTGAAGCGCTTCCGCTGGATCACGGGCACCTTCAGAAGCTGGTCACGGCGGACCTGGTGCGGCCGGACCATCTGCTTGGCGCGCACGTCGTGACGCAGGATGGTGTGGAGGGCGTGCGTTTCGGCGTGTGGGCCCCGAACGCGCATCACGTCAGCGTCGTGGGGGACTTCAACGGGTACAACGGCTTCGACAACGCCATGCAGCGCCTCGACTTCGGGTTCTGGGGCGTGTTCGTCCCGGCGGCCCGCAACGGGCAGCGGTACAAGTTCCGCGTGACCGGCCCGGACGGCCGCACCGAGGACAAGATGGACCCCTACGGGTCGTTCTTCGAGGTGCGCCCCGCGACCGCCAGCATCGTCTGGGACCAGCCGTTCACGTGGTCGGACGACGGCTGGATGGCGCACCGCAACGCGGGCTTCGAGCAGCCCGTCAGCATCTACGAGGTGCATCTGCCGTCCTGGGCGCGGCGGGACGACGGGTGGTTCCTGAACTACCGCGACCTCGCGCACCGGCTGGGTGAGTACGTGCAGTTCATGGGCTACACGCACGTGGAACTGCTGGGCGTCATGGAGCACCCCTTCGACGGGTCGTGGGGCTATCAGGTGACCGGGTACTACGCCCCGACCAGCCGCATGGGCAGCCCCGAGGACTTCAAGTACCTCGTGAACCATCTGCACGGCCTGGGCATCGGCGTGATTCTCGACTGGGTGCCGGGGCACTTCCCGACGGACAGTGCGGGCCTCGCGAAGTTCGACGGTACGCCGCTGTTCGAGTACGCCGACCCCCGCAAGGGCTTCCATCAGGACTGGAACACGTACATCTTCGATTACGGCCGTAACGAGGTCGTGATGTTCCTGATCGGCTCGGCCCTGAAGTGGCTGCAGGACTTCCACGTGGACGGCCTGCGCGTGGACGCCGTCGCCAGCATGCTGTACCTCGACTTCTCCCGCACCGAGTGGATCCCGAACGTGCACGGCGGGCGCGAGAACCTGGAGGCCATCGCGTTCCTCAAGCGCCTGAACGAGGTCGTGCACCACATGGCCCCAGGCTGCATGATCGTCGCGGAGGAGAGCACCTCGTTCCCCGGCGTGACCACCCCGAGCCCCTTCGGGCTGGGCTTCGACTACAAGTGGGCGATGGGCTGGATGAACGACAACCTCGGGTACTTCGAGCAGGACCCGCTGTGGCGCAAGCATCACCACCACGCGCTGACGTTCTTCAACGTGTACCGCACGAGCGAGAACTACGTCCTGGCGATCAGTCACGACGAGGTCGTGCACCTGAAGAAGAGCATGGTCATGAAGATGCCCGGCGACTGGTACGCGCAGCGCGCCGGGTACCGCGCGTTCCTGACCCTGATGTGGGCCACGCCCGGCAAGAAACTGCTGTTCATGGGGCAGGAGTTCGCGCAGCCCACCGAATGGAACCACGACGTCAGCCTCCCGTGGCACCTGGCAGACCACCCGGACCACCGGGGCGTGCTGAACCTCGTGCGGCGCCTGAACGGCCTGTACCGCACCCGCCCCGACTGGCACGTGGCCGACACGAAGGAAGAAGGCATGCTGTGGCTCAGCGCGGACGACGTCGAGAACAGCGTGTACGCCTTCATCCGCCGCGACCCGGTGGGCGGCGCGTGGAGTGTCGTCGTGGCGAACCTCACCCCGGTGTACCGCGACCTGTACCCCATCGGGGTGCCGCAGGGCGGCGCGTACCGCCTGCTGCTCTCCACCGACGACGGCGAGTACGGGGGCTTCGGCACCCAGCAACCCGACCTGAACGCGAAGGACGAAGGCTGGCACGGGCAGACGCACCACCTGCGCCTGAACCTCCCGCCGAACAGCGTGCTGGTCCTCTCCCCCACCACAGAGACCATCGTCAGCGAAGACCGCTGA